CTGGCGGCGCCACCCGGCCCGGCGGTGCCGATCGCCGAGGTGGACGGGGGCGACGGCGCACCCCGGGCCACCGGCCTCCCCGAGCTCGACCGCGTGCTGGGCGGTGGGCTGGTGCCGGGGTCGGTCACCCTCCTCGGCGGCGAGCCGGGCATCGGCAAGAGCAGCCTGCTCCTCCAGGCCGCCGCGTCGGTGGCGGCCACCGGCGCCCGCTGCCTCTACGTCACCGCGGAGGAGTCGGCCCAGCAGGTGCGGTCGCGGGCCGAACGGCTGGGCGCGCTCGCGCCCCGGCTGTGGCTGGCGGCGGACACGTCGGTCGCGCACGTGCTCGCCCATGTCGACGAGGTCGCCCCCGACCTCCTCGTCGTCGACTCCATCCAGACCGTGCTCGACCCCGACGTCGGGTCCGCGCCGGGCACGGTCTCCCAGGTCAGGGAGTGCACGGCCCGGCTCGTGGGCGAGGCGAAGCGGCGGGGGCTCGCCGTCGTGCTGGTCGGCCACGTGACGAAGGACGGTGCGCTGGCCGGGCCCCGCGTGCTCGAGCACGTGGTCGACACGGTGCTCGCCTTCGAGGGCGACCGCCACCACGCCCTCCGACTGCTGCGGGCCGTGAAGCACCGGTTCGGGGCGACGGCCGAGCTGGGGCTGTTCGAGATGACGGAAGGCGGGCTGGTCGGGGTGCCCGACGGCAGCGGGCTGTTCCTGGCCGACCGGCGGCCGGGGGTGGCGGGGTCGGTGGTGGCGCCGACCCTCGAGGGGCAGCGGCCGCTCC
The nucleotide sequence above comes from Acidimicrobiales bacterium. Encoded proteins:
- the radA gene encoding DNA repair protein RadA, with translation MAKVKAVFRCSACGGESGKWLGRCPTCGEWGSLLEEPDGPPAGAGLAAPPGPAVPIAEVDGGDGAPRATGLPELDRVLGGGLVPGSVTLLGGEPGIGKSSLLLQAAASVAATGARCLYVTAEESAQQVRSRAERLGALAPRLWLAADTSVAHVLAHVDEVAPDLLVVDSIQTVLDPDVGSAPGTVSQVRECTARLVGEAKRRGLAVVLVGHVTKDGALAGPRVLEHVVDTVLAFEGDRHHALRLLRAVKHRFGATAELGLFEMTEGGLVGVPDGSGLFLADRRPGVAGSVVAPTLEGQRPLLVEVQALVASTPLASPRRSAQGVDPGRLALLLAVLDRRLGLPVGGVDVHALAVGGVRVVEPAADLPLALAVVSSLGGVPIPADVVACGEVGLGGELRQVRGVDRRLAEAARLGFRRAVLPASAPDPPPGMAAVRAGSLEEVVAVLGLDAA